One Cynocephalus volans isolate mCynVol1 chromosome 5, mCynVol1.pri, whole genome shotgun sequence DNA window includes the following coding sequences:
- the LOC134378554 gene encoding trace amine-associated receptor 6: MVSSSSPPPAAEQLCYENVNGSCVKTPYASGPRVILYAVFGFGTVLAVLGNLLVIISILHFRQLHSPTNFLIASLACADFLVGVTVMPFSMVRTVESCWYFGESFCTFHTCFDTAFCYSSLFHLCFISVDRYIAVTDPLVYPTKFTVRVSGICISISWILPLVYSGAVFYTGAYDDGLEELSSALNCVGGCQTVVNQNWVLIDFLSFLIPTLVMIILYGNIFLVAKKQAKKIENTGCKTESSSESYKARVAKRERKAAKTLGVTVTAFMISWLPYSIDSLIDAFMGFITPAYIYEICCWCAYYNSAMNPLIYAVFYPWFRKAIKVIASGQVLKNSSATMNLFSEQM; encoded by the coding sequence ATGGTGAGCAGCAGCTCGCCCCCACCTGCAGCCGAGCAGCTCTGCTACGAGAACGTGAACGGCTCCTGCGTGAAAACTCCCTACGCGTCGGGGCCCCGGGTCATTCTGTATGCAGTGTTTGGCTTTGGGACTGTGCTGGCCGTGCTTGGAAACCTCCTGGTGATCATTTCAATCCTTCATTTCAGGCAGCTGCACTCTCCAACCAATTTCCTCATCGCCTCTCTGGCCTGTGCTGACTTTTTGGTGGGTGTGACCGTGATGCCCTTCAGCATGGTCAGGACCGTGGAGAGCTGCTGGTACTTTGGGGAAAGTTTCTGTACTTTCCACACATGCTTTGATACGGCATTTTGTTATTCTTCTCTCTTCCACCTGTGCTTCATCTCCGTCGACAGGTACATCGCTGTTACAGACCCTCTGGTCTATCCTACCAAGTTCACGGTGCGTGTGTCAGGAATTTGCATCAGCATCTCCTGGATCCTGCCCCTGGTGTACAGCGGTGCCGTGTTCTACACGGGTGCCTATGATGATGGGCTGGAGGAATTATCCAGTGCCCTCAACTGTGTAGGAGGATGTCAGACAGTTGTAAATCAAAACTGGGTGTTAATAGATTTTCTATCCTTCCTTATACCTACACTTGTTATGATAATTCTCTATGGTAATATTTTTCTTGTGGCTAAAAAACAGgctaaaaagattgaaaatactGGCTGCAAAACAGAATCATCTTCAGAAAGTTACAAAGCCAGAGTggccaaaagagagagaaaagcagctAAAACCCTAGGGGTCACAGTGACAGCATTTATGATTTCTTGGTTACCATATAGTATTGATTCATTAATTGATGCCTTTATGGGCTTTATAACCCCTGCCTATATTTACGAGATTTGTTGTTGGTGTGCTTATTATAACTCAGCCATGAATCCTTTGATTTATGCTGTATTTTACCCATGGTTTAGGAAAGCCATAAAAGTTATTGCGAGTGGTCAGGTTTTAAAGAACAGTTCAGCAACCATGAATTTATTCTCTGAACAGATGTAA
- the LOC134378641 gene encoding trace amine-associated receptor 5, translating into MRAVLVQGAEEHPAAFCYQVNGSCPRTVHPLGTQLVIYLACAAGMLVTVLGNLFVVFAVSYFKALHNPTNFLLLSLALADMLLGLLVLPISTIRSVESCWFFGDFLCRLHTYLDTLFCLTSIFHLCFISIDRHCAICDPLLYPSKFTVRVALRYILAGWGVPATYTAFFLYTDFVETGLSQWLEEMPCVGSCQLLFNKFWGWLNFPVFFFPCLIMISLYVKIFVVATRQAQQISTLSKSLAGAAKRERKAAKTLGIAVGIYLLCWLPFTIDTLVDSLLNFITPPLVFDIFIWFAYFNSACNPIIYVFSYRWFRKALKLILSREIFLPQTPAIDLYQE; encoded by the coding sequence ATGAGAGCTGTCCTCGTCCAAGGTGCTGAAGAACACCCTGCGGCGTTCTGCTACCAGGTAAATGGGTCTTGCCCCAGGACAGTCCATCCTCTGGGCACCCAGCTGGTAATCTACCTGGCCTGTGCAGCAGGCATGCTGGTTACAGTCCTAGGGAATTTGTTCGTGGTGTTTGCTGTGTCCTACTTCAAAGCGCTCCACAATCCCACCAACTTCTTGCTGCTTTCCCTGGCTCTGGCTGACATGTTACTGGGTCTGCTGGTGCTGCCCATCAGCACCATTCGCTCAGTGGAGAGCTGCTGGTTCTTCGGGGACTTCCTCTGTCGCCTACATACCTACCTGGACACCCTCTTCTGCCTCACCTCCATCTTCCATCTCTGTTTCATTTCCATTGACCGCCACTGTGCCATCTGTGATCCCCTGCTCTATCCGTCCAAGTTCACAGTCAGAGTGGCCCTCAGGTACATCCTGGCAGGGTGGGGGGTGCCTGCAACTTATACTGCCTTCTTCCTCTACACAGATTTTGTAGAGACAGGGCTCAGCCAGTGGCTGGAAGAGATGCCTTGCGTGGGCAGTTGCCAGCTGCTGTTCAATAAGTTTTGGGGCTGGCTAAACTTCCCTGTGTTCTTTTTCCCCTGCCTCATCATGATCAGCTTGTATGTGAAGATCTTTGTGGTTGCTACCAGGCAGGCTCAGCAGATCAGCACTTTAAGCAAAAGCTTGGCTGGGGCTGCCAAACGTGAGAGAAAAGCTGCTAAGACCTTGGGCATTGCTGTGGGAATATACCTCTTGTGTTGGCTTCCCTTCACCATAGACACACTGGTTGACAGCCTCCTTAACTTTATCACACCACCACTGGTCTTTGACATCTTTATCTGGTTTGCTTACTTCAACTCAGCCTGCAACCCCATCATCTATGTCTTTTCCTATCGGTGGTTCAGGAAGGCACTGAAACTCATCCTGAGTCGGGAGATCTTCTTACCACAAACACCCGCTATTGATTTGTACCAAGAATGA
- the LOC134378196 gene encoding trace amine-associated receptor 4-like, whose protein sequence is MMNSPDLQNPPEVQFCFDLVNNSCPRNVRSVPSVCAMYVVMIGAIVMTMLGNMVVIISITHFKQLHSPTNFLILSMATTDFLLSCVVMPFSMIRSIESCWYFGDIFCKIHSCCDIMLCTTSIFHLCFISVDRYYAVCDPLHYVTKMTIPVIEVFLFLSWSIPIIFAFGLVFSELNIIGAEDFVVAIDCMGLCLLIFNKLWGLLASFIAFFLPGTVMVGIYIHIYAVARKHAKQIGIGPRKKLARPESKIKASSKHESKATKTLSIVMGVFVLCWLPFFVLTITDPFINFTTPEDLYNVFLWLGYFNSTFNPIIYGMFYPWFRKALWMIVTGMIFHPDSSTLSLFPSHT, encoded by the coding sequence ATGATGAATTCACCAGACCTTCAGAACCCTCCAGAAGTACAATTTTGCTTTGATTTGGTTAACAATTCATGCCCTAGAAATGTGAGATCTGTGCCAAGTGTCTGTGCCATGTACGTGGTCATGATTGGGGCAATAGTGATGACCATGCTGGGCAACATGGTTGTGATCATTTCCATCACCCACTTCAAGCAGCTCCACTCCCCAACCAACTTCCTGATCCTCTCCATGGCCACCACTGATTTTTTGCTGAGCTGCGTGGTCATGCCCTTCAGTATGATCAGGTCCATCGAGTCCTGCTGGTACTTTGGAGACATCTTTTGCAAAATCCACAGCTGCTGTGACATCATGCTCTGCACCACCTCCATCTTTCACCTCTGCTTCATCTCAGTTGACCGCTACTATGCTGTTTGTGACCCTTTGCATTATGTCACCAAAATGACTATCCCTGTCATAGAGGTCTTTCTATTTCTCAGTTGGTCCATTCCCATCATTTTTGCCTTTGGCCTGGTATTCTCAGAATTAAACATCATTGGTGCAGAAGATTTTGTTGTGGCCATTGACTGCATGGGTTTGTGTTTGTTGATATTTAACAAGCTCTGGGGGTTGCTGGCCTCCTTTATAGCATTCTTTCTGCCTGGGACAGTGATGGTGGGGATTTACATACACATTTACGCAGTAGCCAGGAAGCATGCTAAGCAAATTGGCATTGGTCCTAGGAAGAAACTGGCTAGgccagaaagcaaaataaaggcATCATCCAAACATGAAAGCAAGGCCACCAAGACTTTGAGCATAGTCATGGGGGTGTTTGTGTTGTGCTGGTTGCCCTTCTTTGTCTTGACAATCACAGACCCCTTCATTAATTTTACAACTCCTGAAGATTTGTACAATGTCTTCCTCTGGCTGGGttattttaattccacttttaatCCCATTATATACGGCATGTTTTATCCTTGGTTTCGCAAGGCATTGTGGATGATTGTCACAGGAATGATCTTCCACCCTGACTCTTCCACCCTAAGCCTGTTTCCCTCACATACTTAG